The Streptomyces sp. NBC_00306 sequence CGGTGATCGCGCTCGTCTTCGGCGCGGCAGCCCCCGTATCCCTCTCCCTCGTGAACGGCAGGACCGTCGTCGAGGACAACCACCTGACCACGGTGGACGAGGACGCCATCGCCCGCTCCGCGCGGGACGAGGCACAGCGCCTGGCGCGGATCGCCGCACAGGACTGACCCAAGCGTCCGGTCGAGGGGGACGGCCCTCGACCGGAAGCCGTGGACCCGAGCGGGGTCCATGGCAGCCGTGACCGGGGGGTGCGGCACCGCATATCGGTGCCGCGCCTCCCGGGACGGTGACTCGTGTCTTCACACCCCCGAAGCACCGGGCTCACCGCTGCACCACTTCGCACCACCTCCCTGACACCCGCGTCACCGCCGACGTGTAACCGACCGGAGGAACCGACCGTGGCCGCACAGCCCAGGTTTCCGAACGATGCAGACACACCCGCAGACGCGACAGCAGACGCAGACGCGGTACCGGCAGCGCCGGACGTACCGACGGAGAAGCATCCGGTCGACGAGACCCTGCCTCCTCTGAAGATGTTCACCAGCGGCCTTCAGCATGTGGCCGCGATGTATGCGGGTGTGGTGGCCCCGCCCATGATCGTGGGGCCCGCCGTGGGGCTGAGCGCCACGGACACGGCCTTCCTGATGGGGGCCAGCCTCTTCACCGCCGGCATAGCCACCCTTCTCCAGACGCTCGGCTTCTGGAAGGTCGGCGCCCGGCTCCCGTTCGTCAACGGTGTCTCCTTCGCCGGAGTGACCCCGATGGTCGCCATCGGCAGGGACCGCGGAGCGGACGGCATCACCGTCATCTTCGGCGCGATCATCGTCGCCAGCGTGCTCGGTTTCGTCCTCACGCCGTACTTCTCGAAGCTGGTCCGCTTCTTCCCGCCCGTCGTCACGGGCACCGTCATCACCCTCATCGGCGTGTCGCTGCTGCCGGTGGCCTTCAACTGGTCGCAGGGCGGCAACTCCACGGCCGACGACTACGGTTCGATGAAGAACATCGGCATGGCGGCCCTCACCTTCGTGATCGTGCTGGCCCTGCGCAAGGTCCTGCGCGGGTTTCTCCAGCAGATCGCGATCCTGCTCGGCCTCGTCGCGGGCACGGTGATCGCGGCGCCGCTCGGCATGGCGAACCTCGACGCCATCAAGAACGCCGACATCGTCGGCTTCCCCACGCCCTTCCACTTCGGCGCGCCGCAGTTCGAGATCGCCGCGATCGTCTCCATGTGCATCGTGATGCTCGTCTGTATGACGGAGTCGACCGCCGACATGCTCGCCCTCGGCAGGATCGTGGATCGGCCGGCCGACGAGCGGGTCATCGAGGGCGGGCTGCGGGCCGACACCCTCGGCAGCGCCATCAGCCCGCTGTTCAACGGATTCATGTGCAGCGCCTTCGCCCAGAACATCGGCCTGGTCGCGATGACGAAGGTCCGCAGCCGCTTCGTCGTCGCCGCGGGCGGCGGCATCCTGATCCTGCTGGGCCTGTGCCCCGTCGCCGCCTCGGTGATCGCGCTCGTACCGCTGCCGGTCCTCGGCGGCGCGGGCATCGTCCTCTTCGGCTCGGTCGCGGCGAGCGGCATCCAGACGCTGGCCACCGCCGCCCTGGAGAAGGGCG is a genomic window containing:
- a CDS encoding nucleobase:cation symporter-2 family protein translates to MAAQPRFPNDADTPADATADADAVPAAPDVPTEKHPVDETLPPLKMFTSGLQHVAAMYAGVVAPPMIVGPAVGLSATDTAFLMGASLFTAGIATLLQTLGFWKVGARLPFVNGVSFAGVTPMVAIGRDRGADGITVIFGAIIVASVLGFVLTPYFSKLVRFFPPVVTGTVITLIGVSLLPVAFNWSQGGNSTADDYGSMKNIGMAALTFVIVLALRKVLRGFLQQIAILLGLVAGTVIAAPLGMANLDAIKNADIVGFPTPFHFGAPQFEIAAIVSMCIVMLVCMTESTADMLALGRIVDRPADERVIEGGLRADTLGSAISPLFNGFMCSAFAQNIGLVAMTKVRSRFVVAAGGGILILLGLCPVAASVIALVPLPVLGGAGIVLFGSVAASGIQTLATAALEKGENALIVAASVGIGLIPIAAPEFYHAFPEDALVVLDSGISTGCIVAIALNLAFNHLGKKGSSDEVQEDGQGSGKPDGATVAAPAAAVH